The Anguilla rostrata isolate EN2019 chromosome 1, ASM1855537v3, whole genome shotgun sequence nucleotide sequence GTACAGTAGTTGACTGCTCCCTTTGGTAATGGGCCAAGTCAAAAGTGTGTTTATAGCAGGGTATCTGCATGTTCTGTTCTTGCTCTGTGGTTTATAGCCCATAAGAAGATCGGCATAGAGACTTGTGTGAAGCATTAATAACTAAGAGGAATATTAAGATGTCATTTCAACAAAGGTTGTTTTGCACTGCTTGAAGTATGACGGTGACAATGATTTGAATTGACTGGGATACAGATGACACAAAATCAGCAAATTACAAATAAAGCACTTAACAGTCGCTTAAACCAGTACCTTACTGTAATTAAccttttctcccttttcatCCACTAAGgtaaaaatggttgtaaatCCAGATGCAGAGATTTTATCAATAACCCATTAGAGAGAGGTTTTTAGAGGGCAAGATGTAGCCCCCACACCCAGTATGGCTTCAGTTTGGATTCATGGTGCAGTAATGGATCATTATTCATGGTGCAGTAATAAATTTTACATGCTGCCACTGATTGGTTATAAAGGATCCCACAGAATCTGATTGGCCTATCTTAGGAAAACAAGTCAAATCCTTTCCTCATTCCACTTTGCTTTGTCGGCAGGACTTTGCTTTGGTTCAGCTGTTTGATCTACACAACCTGCTTATTAATTATTTACCAGGGAAAGAGACATCTTACAAGGAACTACAGTGTTTTATTGTTCCAAGGAATGGCAATTCCAGTTCTAAGGACCGATCATCAGTATTAAATCTTTATGTAAATAACGCCTTTCTGTTGATATGTGGCCTGTAACCTTTTGTGCATTGCCTTCACACGCTCTGGAGTCccttttggccatgcagtgtgtgctgcagagaGTGGCGGAGAGCGTGTTGTCTTCACATGTTGTATGTAGTTTCTACAGCTGCTTCTACCATTGACCAGGGCTCGAGTGATAGGATTGTGCAAAATTTACTGTCTGGTGTTTGTCCTTTTGATATTATTTCTTACTTAGACTCTTCAAGTGTCACTCCAGAAAGCCTGCTACtggcacagaaataaaacgAATAACAATTTATTGCATTTAGGTCCAACAGAGAAAGAATCAATGTATATTGTGACTCTAGTGCTTTATGGGACAAAGCAGTGAATGCACTTAACTTTTGAAGGTGGTTCACAAGGCCTCAAGTTGCCTTAGAGCTCTCTCCTTCTGAGGCTCTTCATCATACGCATCAAGACCATGACACCTTGGCCCCTCTCGAGGTTTTCCCTTCAGGGCTACTGAACTAGATCAGTTTCCCCAGCACCATCCTGTGGATTAGAGAGGTATGCAAGCGTACGTGAGACACTGCACTGCAACAATAAACTGCTTTATATAAGGCTTGGCTTATTAAAAAAATCTAGTACGTTAATGAGATTGGCTGCCAATTCCATTAATTAGGCATGCATGCTTCTCACTGGTTGTGGTGGCTTTGTGGGTCTGATAACAAGCCCAAGGCAGACTCTGTGCTTAGCCACTTCTCTCTTCTGTGCCTGGCCTCCTCAATGATTGCTTTTGTCTGAAAGTGTTGGAGAGACACGGGCACACAATTTTCACACCTTTTTATAGTTTGGGAACAAACAGGTCATCACGTAACTTGCCCTTCCAAGAAACGCAGCACAAATACGCCCTACTGATCCTAGCTGCAATTAGAGAACATGTTCGGCTTCCAGTGAAATTGTGTACTGACATGTCAGGAGTGGTGAcgttgttttttgtctttttttcaataATAACTATTAAATCACAGGGTTCCATAGTCCTTGAAAACTTTAACATTGATAACCAAGTCATTGATATGATGATGAATTCAATGATGCTTTATTTATCCCATACAGGgaaatttatttgcataaaccaGTATGATTCCTACAGACATAAAATACcacaatatacataaaatacattcatacagCACTGTCATCTTTATTGCACTGATGCATAACAGTACTGTACGGTAAAAAAACCAAGTTACATATTAAGTGTTGTTGATGTGTAAggtaaaagatttttttaaaagagaggcTAAAAATGGACTAAaactagattttttaaaaacagcatagtATTCAAAACGTTGCTTTTAAAACAAgcaattgaaaatatttttcatagtTTACATTTTGCATTCTCATTTACCAGCATTAATGGCTGAAGGAACAGAAGTGAATTGTTTACAGTTAATGGTACATCTTGGAACGTGGAACCATCTGTCTGATGGTAGCAGCATAAGCGCAGAATGAAGAATGTGAGTATTGTCAGCCAGGACTGTACGAGTCTGTTGTGTGTGGGACTGGCCAGGAATTCTTTGGAACTTACCAGTGATTTTGAAGCAGATGTCTACATTATtctagaaatatatttttttattattctggtTGAGAGATTGACACCAACtgataatgaaaatgataaaaccCTCTCGATAAAAAGACTGTTATGTGGATAAAATCTTTTTGTTGACCCCAAACAAGTTGAGTTTCTTTAAACAATACAGGCATTGTTGGCTTTTCTTATAATATCATCAGTGTTTCCATGAATTTTAGCTTGTCATTATAGATGGTGTCTATACAGTAATATGCCCAGTGTTCATTCAGTTCCTACAGAGTACATATCAGTCCTAAAGGGACCATATGTATTCTGTAAGTGTTGatttaatactgaacattttgcagtgCATATATGTGTAGGTCTGTCAACTTTCCCCTGTGTATGATTTGATAACTGTTTTTGGCTTGTAGATCCAaggatttctttcattttctaaacATTCAGCTCCATCTGTGCTCTTGTTTGTCTATGAACAGGAGAGAAAGGAGTGTAATCAGAAATTTTTTACAAAGCAGTGCTTTGGGTATTGATTAATAGTCATcagtaaaaacaataaagagCAAGGGACTCACAATCTTTGCATCCCTGAAGCTAACCTATGCGTGTATTGAAAGGTAAGTAGCTGCAATGTACTGTACCAAACTTTTTGTGATCGGTTTGTTAAAAGGTTTATAGACCACATTACTGACTGGTGGTaaacactgaaatggaattATCATTTCTTCACTAGAACACGGTGTTGCATAGTGTTGAACGCTGAGAAAAAGTCAGTAAACCAAAGTCTTGCTGAAAGTCATGGAAAgtgttcaaaaatgtatttttaattaaaagggaCAACAAAACACTGATTAATATGAAACCAGTGGCCCCAATACACAGAGTGCCAGTGATTGCTGTGAAATAACTGTCAGCAAGTGTCTCCACAAGTTGTGCTATGAATGTAGTCATTACTGATCAACACCTTCACTGTTGGCTCCATACCCTCCTAAGTGCAGCGTATGAATTATCCTTTAACATCCAGTGATCAGCTGGTCAGATGCTAAACTGTGAGACAAGGATAACAGAATAGGAGAATGCTTTGCTGGAAATCCTAGAAGAATGACAAGTGCTCTTTGACCGAATAGTTCAAGTCACATTCCAATTATATTCATCATTCTTAAGCTTAAACTGTGACTTTAATGCTGAAGACGTGCACAATGTTGTATTGTACTGCTGTATTAATTCTCTAAGAAACATGGTGCCCTGCTTGAAGAaagtacaaatattttattcctCAGTTATTTTCATAAGAGGATACTGCTAATACTGTTACACAACACCTCCTACTACAATGAATGGAAGAACCATGGTTTGTAAACAAACGGACAAATACTTATGTGCACTCAGGACCACAGTCATCACTgtttgaggtaaaaaaaaacaacagaatgagagaaaaatgtttatcaaaGAAATATGTCTCTTCGTTCACTTTTTCTTTCGGGTAGAATGAAAGCCAGTAAGAAGAGAGAGCATATCCGTATGCAGTTTTTTCTGCTCCCAAAGACCTTTGAGGTTGAAACGTTGTACTAATAAATCACGTTGGGAGCTGAAAAAACAGTGGTCAGATATACTCTTTCTTCTATagtaacaattttttttatcctgcACCTGTTGGAATATTTCGGATGTGCGTGCATTCCCCCGGACTGCATCTGGAATGAAAGGCAGACCGCCTTCCGATTAGTTTCGGCAAGTATCCAGCGACCTTATCCCAGGCTCGCTagcaaacacatttacagtggtGATCCAACGGTGTGACTTGTTTTCAGAGCCCTGCCCCAAGTCAAACACCTGAGCCATGGGTCAACAGCCAACCTCAACCAGCTGCGCACCTCCGGAACAGCTGAGCGGGTGAACAGTGAATCAAGGAAGAGATCAAACGTGAAcactggggtgggggcgggggtggggggggggagggtagggggTGTGTTAGGTCATACCGCAATacggtgggggtggaggggggcgcaAACAGCTGAAACGTTGCGTCAGCTTGGACCACGCTTATTTTAATTCCCATGCTGGCAGCGCGCTCAGTTTGCCCTCAATGCGGGATTCAAGCCGCGCGCGGCGTCCAAGTGCGTACGTGAGAAAGCCCTCATCAGCGCGGTTTTAAAAGTCGCCGGCGTCTATTTTCACCCTGAATCTCTGCCAAACCCTTTGAAACTGAAAGTGGTTTGGAAGGCGAGTCACCTTcagttcctcctcctcttggCACGCGGCCACTCCGCCGCTCCCCGATTGGCTGATTGAATCTTCCACAGGTGATAAACCCCGGCAGGCCCGTGCACAAGGGGGAGAAATGGGAAAACTTTCAGGGGCCCTGTCACTGGATAAGGCCAAAGAGGGGATGGCAATATTGGCAaggtgtgtgtttcttttttttttcttctttttttaaacagtcaatcccctcggtccgcaatcacagctatttttttcaattaagcAACCCCCCCAGGCCGCAATCACAGCTATTACCCCCACCCCTGACACAATGCTTAGGGCACCTGGGATGGCAGCCAGAGACAGAAAAGTGGGAGTGGCCCAAATAAGATATTGCTTCGGGCCCTCTGAAGGTCAGGAGCGACCCTGAACACAGGTGTTCCAAAAGACACAGAAATGTTTGTCAGGCATCGTGAAAAGATCTGTCATATTGCAATTTATGGGGTGTGTTAACCAGCTCCTATCTATGAATTTTGTATCTTGTATTCCAAATAGAGAGGTAATATTTCAGGCATGATGTACAGTTGTGAAATGTCGTATACATTAGTACTGATATAGGACCAATATTATACGTGCATCGTAACtcaaatctattttttaaatataaaaaataaaccagtaaaaaactaaatgtgctaaaaaaaatcaggaaacaAAGATTTACTTAATCTGTTCCTATGGTTCCAAAAATAGTGAGATACCAGTGTTTGGAATTGAATTTCCATTGCATAATGAGATTTTGGCTGTAAATGAGATgatgaaaatggaaacatttcatTATGATTATTGGTACATCTCTATCATCACTACTCACTGATATACTTCTTAAACTATACGAAGTTCAGTTCATCCTGCTTTTTTTAGCATGTTTTTTCTATCTTcttaaactgtgtgtgtttttctggcAAGTGACATGGTCAACTTTGTTCAAGCACACAGTGAACAGGGAAACAACCGCagacagtgttcagtgagttcTGCGAATTCGCTTTACAGGAATCCTTCTGAGAAGGGTACGTGAAGTCCACCCACCGGTTCTGCTATTTGGCAAGTCCTCATCCGGCCCCCGCCTGGCTCGTCCCCAGCGCACTCTTGCTGAATCACGCAGCAACGCACAGCAAGAACATGTCTCAGCTACACTCCAGCGTTTGGAATCttgagagagaacacagggaACTCACAAGACTCAAACAATGGGCACTTCCTCTTCACTGCGCTGTCACTGCCCCATGACAGCCCTCCTTGAGATACCACAGAAATGTATGAGGTTACTACGCCCTTGAGGGGAAGGGAACAGGAGCATTAGCTTCTTTGCTAAGGGACAAACCGGCAAAGATTTTCCATTAGTGACAatgcacgtgcgcgcacacaaaTTACGAGCTTTCATGGTTTTCACCTTTTGCGTTGCGTGCTCCCATCGTAAGACATTGTCAGagatattaatttttatatatagccaTACCGGAGTTAGCCTTTATGTGCCTGACTGGATTACACTGGTCATAAACAAAATCTGCCTGCAGGCATTAATGTCTTCTTCACAAAGTGTGCCGGGCCTGGTTCCGCCTCACATATCAGCAGAAGCTTTCACAGACTTAATATCCGCTCAGTTGGGATTGTCCATAGCATATGGTGGCTGTCAGCACATCTCAATGGGAAGTTAGCACAACTGGCATAGTGCATAGCGTGCAATGGCTGTCAGTAGATAGGGATCTCATTGGGACAGCCATAGCCAGAGGATACGTACCATAGAAAGGACATCCTGGTCACTTGCATTGTGTTGGGTTAACAACCAGCATCACCACAGAGAGTACAACCGTCCACAAGCCAGTGCCGACAAGCAGGGTGGACTACCTAAATATACCTACAATGTAAATTTAGCCACTGTTTCCAGTTCCTGGGCTCCACCTACTGTAGGTTGGTGTTCTCTTACAGTAACACCCTGTACCATGTTGCATCCTTAAGGTTAAAACTGAAGGGTTGTGTAAAAGAAATAGAGCAGGAGACACTGCAGTGGCAACCAGGAACCAGATTTAGTTTGAATCATCATAGGGacaataacaaataacattGCTGGTACAATACAGTTGTAATATTTCCATCAATAATATTACTCATTGAACAAGGTGCATTTGTACATTAATGATGTAGGCTACATCTAGGCTGAGAGAACAATCTCAACAAAGTGAGTGTTGACCCAACACTATCCCAACAACTAAAAGCAATGAAGGACATACAAGAAGCAGTATGTGCAAAGACCTTATATATTTGTCTAGGTTAATAATTCACACAAGGCTTTCACGGTTGAAATTAAACAACTTAGGCAAGCTACAATTAAGGAACTGATGAAAACATTTAGTTACAATTAAATGGAGAAAGCGCTGGTAATGTGGGGGAAGAAGGTTGAGTTTCAGTGCAAAATTTCCAAATATGGCAATCCTTTCACACTAACCTGTAGGGCTGCTCTGAAGTACACTCTCCAGAGGAAACAAACAATGGATTCTGTGTTACTAAGAGAATAGTCTAGGAGCTCCAAGCATTCTTTCTTCAGACTActcacaaaatgaaaagatgCCAGAGAGATAGGCTCCCTTCATACTGGCAATCTGAAAATAatcttaaaggttttttttttttttttttggtgttacTTGTGTTGGGAATGTTTATGAACTACTTCAAATATATTAATTGATAGACATCATCTAGCAGGCCTCTTTATATTCATGAATTGTCCAAGCAGAAGAAAAATTCTGATTTGATATTAATATACTGACTGTTGCTTTTCCAAATAGCGTCTAAAGCctattttactttcatttgcaGAAAAGGTAGGTTCAGCCCTGCATATTATAACGTGTTCTAATTTTcttaatatatgtataaatcCAAATGTTTCACTGTGTTTGGCGTGCAAAACTTGTGTATGTGCTAGATCAAACGTTAGAAATGGCCTTGTGCCAACACAGGTGTTGTATTGTTTAAGACTACATTTCTACGGTACAAGGAAGGAAATTAGTGCTTAAGGCCCAAAGTAGAGGCTTCAATTGTTTTGTGGGTCATTTGGATGAAAGCCATTCCAGTAAAATGACAAGTTTCCGTTCGTCCCACGAGATGTGGTTTAATTAAAGTGCAGTGCACTCAGAAATTACTAAGAATTGGAGGAGGGTGACTACGGTAATTTAACAAGTTAAATTAGTACATTTACTCCaacatatttttgctttattcagataACTGAGAAAAGATGACAGGTCAGAAGGAGGACGAGGTGGAGGCCTGAGAGTTTACCGCCCTACAAACAGAGCCCCACGTCTTTTGAAACAAGAGTGACGCTTATTTTTGTAAAACTGCTTCCGGGTTCACATAAATTTGAACTGACCTGTGTTAAGAGCGCAACTTCTGATGAAGTTCTGAGGAAGACCTACGGGATGAAATGTTAACAGTCACATGGTTAAGTAAAATTTAACCTTTAACCATACTTTAGTGTAAATACGCAGGTTTTCATTCTGCATTTCATGTTTGGACTCTGTACCTGATTCCAAGAAACTTCCAGAGTGCATTATTCTTTTACAATAACAGAAGGCCTATTTAcatgcataaaacaaaataactgtCAACAAGACCAAAATACTGAAGTATTgttttaataaacataaattCCACAATAAGGTAACACCTGAGACTTTCTACACATCTTACAAACAATATTTagtactttttaaaacacaaaaatatgttttagtcTGATTATATCAAAGCTCTTGATGCTATTGAAAAGTACAAAAGCAATTCTTCCAAAACTTGGTTCTTCCTGACTGTGGTCAACCCCAATGttgccaaaaaacaaaaaaaacaatagctcTTCCCAGGCAAACAGTTACTACAAAACtttacacacatatgtatacatatatatacacattagTGAGAAGATATTTAGCAGCTGGAAAACCACAACTGCAGGAGACAGTTAATTTGTAAAAAGGTAAATCTAACACAGACATCTGTACTTCGAGTCAaggaggaaacaaaaaaagtgaagtTGCTGGGCAACCACAACTCGAGATAAAATGGAATGAAATCCTTAGCGttgcttccctccctctccccagagaTTCTCTGTTCTTTCTGCCCATCCAACCCGCCTGCATTCACGCCAGAGGAGCACAGAAAATACAGTCCTTGAGcactcaaaataataaaatcatcttcatgtccaccagggggcagccaTGGACACGTCCTGGTAAAGGTGCTTCCGGCTTGGTCACTGGATCACTTCGAAGTAGTGCAATATGGCCATGATGTGCTGAGGCATGAACACATAGCCCGTGTACACTGCCATGCCAGCCACTGAGATCAGCAGGGAATCTGAGGGTGCATATTAAAGAAACCAACTGGTGAAATGGGATCAAGGCTCTCGATGGGTCTCCCAGGCGGTGGGACATGGTTTGTCACATGACCACTTGGTCATGTGATGATATTTTACCGTGCCAATGACCAAACTTGACATAACAGAGTCCTGTATTACGTTGTGAACCGGAGCCATCCTCGCATACCAAATGGTCGCCATACCGAACATCTAAATCAGGGCAGGCCCAGTAATGGCctttaaccaggttagtctctTGAGATTCACAATCTCTTTtgcaagagagacctggccaaaaACTCAGCCAAAATACCTATTACAGACAacgacacacacaaaaaacccaTACTTTGAAACGTAAAAAGGAGAAATCCTGGTAATAAAATCATACTACAAACAAAAAGTGCAATTACAGTCCCCAATTGTGCTGAACTCCAGGTCTCTGAGCCTAGCTTTGAAATCAGATCAAGTAATGAGCTCATgtaatttgaaacatttttggagATCCTTCCAAGAAGCAGGAGCAGAGAACTCTCTACGGACCTTTGGCACAGTTAATGAAACACAATCCGGTGAGCGTAAACAgtagttattgttattttgaagaATGATGTGTATGCACAGATCAGAAGGAAGTTGTCTCAATATGGctttataaatgcaaatgtaccaATGAGTAAATCTCCGGCTAGCTAGGGTAAGCCAAACAACTTTCTTATAGAGACCGCAATGCTGAGTGATGCTTTAGAATCTGAGATAAATTTTAATGGTAAACCGTATCAAGTTACTGCAGTGAACAGGCGGGGGAAACCATGTACATTATATAATGTATCCATAATCGAATAGAGAAATGTGGCAGAAAAGAGTTGAGATTTGAGGAACGAGATGTGttattaaaatcataattttacaGTCAGTCAAAAAGTCTCAGTGATATAAACACCTACACAAGCTTCAACTATTCTTTGAACATAATAGTTGCTGAAACGCAGGGCCATAGTCCAGACTATCCACATGCAAACAGCCTCCAAGagtaattcagtttttttttttttttctgcctacACTTCACATTCAGGAAATGTTTAttacacagcactgaacacaaaaGGAACTGCACACTACATTTTTAgcagcctttttgtttttgttccatgtCCAAATTTTGCAGAGTCACCGCTGTGCCACCTGCATCTGCTGCAACTGCCCATGTACCAACTATCATTTTCTACAGGCCGCACTGTACAAACACTGGGTGCTAACCAAAAGGGACAGCTGGTATCCTGTGGGAGCCTGATATTTTATTGAGGGAAATTAATACAGCACTCACCCAAAGAGCCTGTGCTTACTTAATCGCATCCGTTTCATTGTAGGACAAAGCAAACTGCATTACGGCACTGTGCACTACTAACATTACTGAGAGCACCAAACCCAAACAAAGGCATTATAGACTAGAGCAGTGCTTCCCAAGCTCGTACCGTGTACGCTGGTTTCCGTTCCAACCGCAatcgcaatcccagaatttcaacaagctgttaatttttcttatgtgcttttcatgtttagggggattatttaccctcttaagcctcCTTATGttagaaatagctatgcatgcgaTGAGGAATGAATGTATGTTGTATGTTTCTAtgtttagaaatgtatttagtGCAGGTAATACAGTAAAACGtctggtgttaattcaactcaaaaGTTTACACCAGTCCAGTCTGACAATAGTGTACTCGtataaac carries:
- the sptssa gene encoding serine palmitoyltransferase small subunit A, with amino-acid sequence MAFVDAWKQISWFYYQYLLVTALYMLEPWERTVFNSLLISVAGMAVYTGYVFMPQHIMAILHYFEVIQ